One window from the genome of Camelus bactrianus isolate YW-2024 breed Bactrian camel chromosome 4, ASM4877302v1, whole genome shotgun sequence encodes:
- the ZBTB34 gene encoding zinc finger and BTB domain-containing protein 34 — protein sequence MSVEMDSSSFIQFDVPEYSSTVLSQLNELRLQGKLCDIIVHIQGQPFRAHKAVLAASSPYFRDHSALSTMSGLSISVIKNPNVFEQLLSFCYTGRMSLQLKDVVSFLTAASFLQMQCVIDKCTQILESIHSKISVGDVDSVTVGAEETPESRNGVKDSSFFANPVEISPPYCSQVRQPTTSSDLRMETTPSKALRSRLQEEGHSDRGSSGSVSEYEIQIEGDHEQGDLLVRESQITEVKVKMEKSDRPSCSDSSSLGDDGYHTEMVDGEQVVAVNVGSYGSVLQHAYSYSQAASQPTSVSEAFGSLSNSSPSRSMLSCFRGGRARQKRALSVHLHSDLQGLMQGSDSEAMMNNPGYESSPRERSARGHWYPYNERLICIYCGKSFNQKGSLDRHMRLHMGITPFVCKFCGKKYTRKDQLEYHIRGHTDDKPFRCEICGKCFPFQGTLNQHLRKNHPGVAEVRSRIESPERTDVYVEQKLENDTSASEMALDSRMEIHTVSDVPD from the coding sequence ATGTCAGTAGAAATGGACAGCAGCAGTTTTATTCAGTTTGATGTGCCCGAGTACAGCAGCACTGTTCTGAGCCAGCTAAACGAACTCCGCCTGCAAGGGAAACTATGTGATATCATTGTCCACATTCAGGGTCAGCCGTTCCGAGCCCACAAAGCAGTCCTCGCAGCCAGCTCTCCCTATTTCCGGGACCATTCAGCATTAAGTACCATGAGTGGCTTGTCAATATCAGTGATTAAAAATCCCAATGTGTTTGAACAGTTGCTTTCATTTTGTTACACTGGAAGAATGTCCTTGCAGCTGAAGGATGTTGTCAGTTTTCTGACAGCAGCCAGCTTTCTTCAGATGCAGTGTGTCATTGACAAGTGCACGCAGATCCTTGAGAGCATCCATTCAAAGATCAGTGTTGGAGATGTGGACTCCGTGACCGTCGGCGCTGAGGAGACTCCAGAGAGTCGTAACGGAGTTAAAGACAGCAGCTTCTTTGCCAACCCGGTTGAGATCTCCCCTCCATACTGCTCTCAGGTACGGCAGCCCACCACAAGCAGTGATCTCCGGATGGAGACGACGCCCAGCAAAGCTTTGCGCAGCCGTTTACAGGAGGAAGGGCACTCGGACCGAGGGAGCAGTGGGAGCGTCTCTGAATACGAGATTCAGATAGAGGGGGACCATGAGCAAGGGGACCTGTTGGTGAGGGAGAGCCAGATCACTGAGGTGAAAGTGAAGATGGAAAAGTCCGACCGGCCCAGCTGTTCTGACAGCTCCTCCCTGGGAGACGATGGGTACCACACCGAGATGGTTGATGGGGAGCAAGTTGTGGCAGTGAATGTGGGTTCCTATGGTTCTGTTCTCCAGCACGCGTATTCCTACTCCCAAGCAGCCTCACAGCCAACTAGTGTATCCGAAGCTTTCGGAAGTTTGAGTAATTCCAGCCCATCCAGATCCATGCTGAGCTGTTTCCGAGGAGGGCGTGCTCGCCAAAAGCGGGCTCTTTCTGTCCATCTGCACAGTGATCTGCAGGGCTTGATGCAGGGTTCCGACAGTGAAGCTATGATGAATAACCCTGGGTATGAGAGCAGTCCCCGGGAGAGGAGTGCGAGAGGCCACTGGTACCCGTACAACGAGAGGTTGATCTGTATTTACTGTGGGAAGTCCTTCAACCAGAAAGGAAGCCTCGACAGGCACATGCGACTCCACATGGGAATCACCCCCTTTGTGTGCAAGTTCTGCGGGAAGAAATACACACGGAAGGACCAGCTGGAGTACCACATCCGGGGCCACACTGATGATAAACCATTCCGCTGTGAGATCTGCGGAAAGTGCTTTCCATTCCAGGGTACCCTCAACCAGCACCTGCGGAAAAACCACCCGGGCGTGGCAGAAGTCAGGAGTCGCATCGAGTCCCCAGAGAGAACAGATGTGTATGTGGAACAGAAACTAGAAAACGATACATCGGCCTCAGAGATGGCCCTAGATTCCCGGATGGAAATTCACACAGTGTCTGATGTTCCTGATTAA